The window ATTCCCTTGACACGCATGAGATCTGCGTGATTGACAAAGCGAAGAAGTTTCTTCGGATCCATGTTGATGGCTTCCGCCAGCTGCTTGCGACCGGCCGGCGTAGATCCCTTCTTCAGAAGTGCCTCAACGGAGCCGACGCCTGCCTTCTTGAACTTCTTGGCGGCCACCTCTCCCACGCCTTCAATTGTTGTAAGTTTTGCCATGGTTTCCTCCAGTTGGACGGCAAATGATCTTGTGAATTTCGTAATGCGGAATTAACCAAATAGCACCATGCAGTGCAATACGGTCGAGCAAGCTTATTCGGCTTTTAATACATCAACACCTGCTCACAGTCGACCACAATCTCAGTAATTCGCAGAGTGCTCATTTCGTCTGGATTTTGCGAGGCTGATATTTGTGTTGCCTCCAGGGGATGGTATACTTCCTCTGACTCTGGATGGCCAGATTACTTGTTCACTAGGAGAGGAAAAGACAGATGGGAATTTTTAGTTTTCTGAAGGCAATCGGCAAGAAAGTGCTTCCTGGTCGCGAAGCCGAAGAGATCACGGCCGACATTCGAGAATCCCTCGGACAGCAGGTGGAAGACCTTCAGGTATCGTTTGACGACGGCACAGTGACCATTTCCGGCAACGTGGACTCTCAGGCCACCAAGGAAAAGGCAGTTCTCCTGGCCGGGAATGTAGAGAGTGTTGAGAAGGTCATCGACCATCTCATGATTGAGGTACAGCCCGTCTTCTACACGATCCAGAAAGGCGACTCTCTCTCGAAGATCGCTCAGGCCCAGTACGGGGACCCCATGAAATGGAACGCCCTGTTTGAGGCCAATCGCGAGGTCATCAAAGATCCTGACCTCATCTACCCCGGTCAGCAAATTCGTATTCCCGGATTGTAGTTGATCGTGCGAATCTCCGGGTCTGTAGTATTTCCCGGTTGATAGCCACCGAAGAGCGTGCCGTCCTTGTTGCGGCACGCTTTTTCGTTTATCCGAAAACCCGATGCACACCACCTGCGGTCGCGAAACCGGCAACTGTGAGGACTCGTAAGCAGGGCGTCCGTATCACATACGACCGTCCGAAGCCACACAGATGATCAGTTTCAGAATCTCCATTACCACGTTCCTCCTACTTCTGGGATGCGGCAATAGCGCGAATTCACAGGAACACGCTGACACGACCGGCACGGGCACCGAGGTTTCCGCCACAGTTGCAGATGCCAATGTGTCAATCAGTCAGTCGCGCCAGACGGCTATAACCGCGGCCGTTGCCAACGCGTCACCGGCCGTTGTCAGCGTCAACGTGATCGAAGTTCAACGCGTGCAGGTGCGAGATCCGTTCTCCGACCTGCTATCGGATCCGTGGTTTGAACAGTTCTTTGGCCGCAGGAGGTCACGAGAATATGAGCGTCAGCTCAAGGGTCTCGGCTCCGGCTTCGTCATCTCTTCAGACGGTTACGTCGTAACAAACGACCACGTCGCGGGACGAGGAACCAAGATTACCGTCGCGTTCCCGAACGGCGAGACGTATGACGCGTCAATCGTCGGCACTGATCAGCCGACCGACCTGACGCTCCTGAAGATCGACGCCGGGAAGCCGCTTCCGTTTCTTGAATTCAGCGCTGAGGAAAACCCTGTTGTTGGCGAGTGGGCCATTGCTCTCGGTAATCCTTTCGGCCTGTTTGAAGCGTCCGATCCGACCGTCACGGTTGGTGTTGTCTCAGCCATCGATCGCGACTTCTCAGTCCAGGACGGTCGCGTGTATCGGGACATGATCCAGACCGACGCTTCCATCAATCGCGGCAATTCCGGCGGACCGCTCATCAATGCGATCGGAAAGGTTATCGGGGTCAACACTGCCATAATCGCACCCGGTGGCGTCGGATCGATCGGACTCGGGTTTGCCGTCCCCGCTACAAGAGCCGTTCGTATCATCGAGGAATTGAAGACCACCGGCTCAGTTGACCGATCGTACTACACGGGCCTGTATGGTGTGGATGTTAACCAGCGCATTGCGCGAGCACTCGGGCTTCAAGCACCAACAGGAGTGTTCGTGCAGGACATCGATCGTGACTCCCCGGCCGAACGGGCCGGCTTTCGGACGTACGACGTGATCGTGGCCATCGAGGGCGAAGCGGTGTCGAACAGGAATGATTTTGTGGCCAGACTCTACGACTTCCGCCCCGGAGACGCCGTCCGCTTCGACGTTGTCCGTGCCGGCGAACCAGTGCAGTTATCCATGAGCCTGGGTCGAAGCAATCAATAGCCCCCAGGGGCTCGAACAGGTTGAAGATGTTCAGATGGCCTTCGGCGGCTCTTGTCATGGTCACGGTGCTCGTGGCGGGCTGTCTGCCCTCCTCGTGCCGACGAATTGAGATCCGCGCGCTCTACCCTGCCGATTCCCTATCGCGTCAGATTGCCTCAGGAATTGTACCCGATACACTCGTCCTGAAGTCATCCTATGCGGGGACGAACGACGAACCCCTGGAGTATAT of the Rhodothermales bacterium genome contains:
- a CDS encoding DUF4332 domain-containing protein, whose amino-acid sequence is MAKLTTIEGVGEVAAKKFKKAGVGSVEALLKKGSTPAGRKQLAEAINMDPKKLLRFVNHADLMRVKGIGGEYAELLEAAGVDTVVELSKRSSANLHAKMAEVNGKKKLVRQLPALSQVDGWVKQAKGLGRGVNY
- the lysM gene encoding peptidoglycan-binding protein LysM: MGIFSFLKAIGKKVLPGREAEEITADIRESLGQQVEDLQVSFDDGTVTISGNVDSQATKEKAVLLAGNVESVEKVIDHLMIEVQPVFYTIQKGDSLSKIAQAQYGDPMKWNALFEANREVIKDPDLIYPGQQIRIPGL
- a CDS encoding PDZ domain-containing protein; this translates as MISFRISITTFLLLLGCGNSANSQEHADTTGTGTEVSATVADANVSISQSRQTAITAAVANASPAVVSVNVIEVQRVQVRDPFSDLLSDPWFEQFFGRRRSREYERQLKGLGSGFVISSDGYVVTNDHVAGRGTKITVAFPNGETYDASIVGTDQPTDLTLLKIDAGKPLPFLEFSAEENPVVGEWAIALGNPFGLFEASDPTVTVGVVSAIDRDFSVQDGRVYRDMIQTDASINRGNSGGPLINAIGKVIGVNTAIIAPGGVGSIGLGFAVPATRAVRIIEELKTTGSVDRSYYTGLYGVDVNQRIARALGLQAPTGVFVQDIDRDSPAERAGFRTYDVIVAIEGEAVSNRNDFVARLYDFRPGDAVRFDVVRAGEPVQLSMSLGRSNQ